The genome window ACATCCGCCGTATTCTGGACATGCTGGAGGCGGGCTTTGAGGGGCAAATCCTGCTCAGCATGGATCGCGGATGGTACGACTGTGCCCAACCGGGCGGCGGCACCCCGCACCCGTTCACCTATCTGGTGGAGGTGTTCCTGCCCAAACTGCGCGCCGCGGGGGTGGATGAGGCTACCCTGCGCCGCCTGACGGTGGAGAACCCCTTCCGCGCCTTTGCCCGCTAGGCAAGCCTGTCGAGGCGTGCCGAAGGACGTGTTTTACCGCAAAGGCACAAAGGACGCAAAGAAAAAAGGCGCACCCCTCGATGCCTTCGACAGGCTCAGGCATCGGCTCAGGGTACGCCTTTTGACGCAGATTCAGTACTGCCCCACCGTGCCCATCTGGCGCACGCGCCGCTCCAGCGCGTAAAACGCCCGCAAGCCAATCACAATCATCAGCACCATGGAAGCCAGCAGGATGGCAATTTCCACATTCAGCGGCAAGAGGGTGCGCGTCTTCAGCAGGATGGCGCGCACGGCATCGAAGCCGTAGGTCAGCGGGAGTGCCAGCGAGAGCGGCAGAAGCCATTTGGGCAGGACGGTGACGGGGAAGTTGGCGCCCGACAGGAGCATGACCACGTAACTGCCCGAATCCACCAGCGTGTTGGCTTCGCGCAGAATCATCACCAGCGCGGCAAAGGCAAAGCCAAAGCCGTACAGCCCGATGAGCAGAGGGACAGCCACCAGCACCGCCGAAAGCGCGTTCCCTGTCGGGTGGAAGCCCCACACCAGCGCGCCGATGAGAATCATCCCCAGCGAGGTGAGCGTGGTGGTTGCCAGACTGGAGAGGGTGCGCCCCACCAGCATCAGCGGGCGGGGGAGCGGCGCCATCCAGTTGGCTTCCAGCACCCCGCCGTCCATGTCCCATTTGAGTGAGAAGCCCATGCCCCAGAATACCGCCATGATGAAATTGGTCAGCGCGGTACCGAGGATAATGTAGGACATGTAATCATCCGTCCCGGCAAAGCCGGCAAAACCCTCTGCCCTGCCGTTGACGCTGAAGGCTTGCCCCATGAAGTACACCGGCGCCAGCCAGACCAGCGGCTGAAGCATGTCGGAAACGGCGTTGAGCGGGTAGCGCCAGTGGTGCTTCCAGTTGTTCACCGCAATCATCCACAACGCGCGCAGATGAGAACGCCACGAGGGTTGGGAAAGTCCAAATTCGGTCTGCATGGCAGAATGTCCTTTCTAGTACTGGTTGAGCGCGCCTTTGAGCCGCGCCCGCCGTTCGATTTGCGAAAAGGTGAGGTAGCCCAGCGCCAGCCAGAACGCGCCGTATGCCAGCAGGAGCAGAAGATCTCGGGAGACGGCTTCCAGCGGCGCATGGTTGAGCGCGGCAAGGCGGGCGGCGCGGATGATCAGCGTGGGGGGAAGCCACTCCGCCACCGCCTGCATCCACTGCGGCATGACCGTCAGCGGGTAGGTGATGCCGCAGAA of Anaerolinea thermophila UNI-1 contains these proteins:
- a CDS encoding ABC transporter permease, with the protein product MQTEFGLSQPSWRSHLRALWMIAVNNWKHHWRYPLNAVSDMLQPLVWLAPVYFMGQAFSVNGRAEGFAGFAGTDDYMSYIILGTALTNFIMAVFWGMGFSLKWDMDGGVLEANWMAPLPRPLMLVGRTLSSLATTTLTSLGMILIGALVWGFHPTGNALSAVLVAVPLLIGLYGFGFAFAALVMILREANTLVDSGSYVVMLLSGANFPVTVLPKWLLPLSLALPLTYGFDAVRAILLKTRTLLPLNVEIAILLASMVLMIVIGLRAFYALERRVRQMGTVGQY